TTATACATATACTTAccataatatatacatacaatcaCATCAATCATCTGTATTTTCTCACTTTATGTCCATTATTCTCAACTTCATCCCTCGCTGTTTTGTCACTTTAAAACTGTAAACGCCGTATATTTACCGTACGTTCTCTGCGGGCGCTCTGCCCATCTTCCTGATGGCGCCGCACTCCTTCTTGTGCTCGTCCCAGCATGCCGTCTGGCAGGTGCGGTCGCAGTAGTGAGCGAACTTGCACTGAGCGCAGCGATGCAGATTGGCCTGACGCCGGAAACAGCTGTGGCAAATCTGAGAGGCAAAACTGAGACGAAGACAGGGACAAACATGAAAGTGATAGTCTTTCAAACAATCATTGTGCATTTACCGCAGAGCTGTAACCTAAAATGTAGAATATAAAATGTGTAGAATGTGTAAAGGACAGCGATCTCGTTTCCAAAATAGTCCGGGCACATTTGGAAACTCAATCTCTCTCAGAACATTTCTGtattcttctcctgctgcttggACCCGACAACAAACAGAGGAGCCGGGTGGACACACATCATGTCTCcgtgtgtgtaaacagtttaTCCAGAAGACTCCTGGACAGTCACAGTCTAACACAAGGCAGATCCTCCTGTGTTCGTTGCCCTTTTATTAAATGACTCAAACATCAGACTAACGGTCAAAACAGGCTGTATGTATTCAGAGAAACAGGCTGAATCAGTATTTAGCGTGAAGttaattagaaaaacaaaaaatattcacgTATCTATCCATTTATGACCACTGCTCCTTGTAATAATACGTAAGCTCATCAACACATTGGTGGAGTTCCCCAAGGCTGCGTTCATGggcctcttctgtttgtttgtttgtttgtttgtttgtttgtttgttgtttcatttgcatgttccCGTTAGCTCAGGAAAAATGTGGCAAATAACTTTTCTGACAATAgtacaaatagaaaaaagtcCATCACCAGGTTAGTTAGAATTAATTTGCTTTAGATCTCtgaacaatacatttatttataaagacgCAAATGTAGAGATCTACGTTAACTAAAGTCAAaaactatatacagtacatgaataaataagagaataaatccttattttaaaaaacacctgACTATTGTCAAGTGTTTGAATTGTTATTTAATCCTCGAAGTGAAGTCAGGAACAAACATGGGTCAGTTGctataaaaataaacctttagCAGGCTTGAAAAAAACGACATTTCAAGTATCTATTCATTTACCACCACTGCTACTTggtaataatacaaatacattgGTGGGGTTCCCCAAGGCTCCATTCTCGGGCCTCTTCTGTTTATCATTTGCATGTTCCCGTTAGCTCAGGAAAAATATGGCAAATATCTTTTCTGACAATAgtacaaatagaaaaaagtcCATCACCAGGTTAGTTAGAATTAATTTGCTTTAGATCTCCgaacaatacatttatatttataagaCGCAAATGTAGAGATCTACGTTAACGAAAGTCAAAAATTAGAGAATAAATCCTTATTTTAAGAAACACCTCCCCACTTATCTATCAAGAattaatttcaaaatatttcttttatttaacccTCGAGGTGAATTCGGAACCAAACATGGATCAGTtgctataaaaataaagcttCAGCAGccttgaaaacacaacatttcaagtGTAGCATGTAATATAGTGACATTAATTGACATATTTACACGCTGAGTTGAGGTTGtggttgtgaggacactcaaaTCTTTTGaaagttttacatttaaaaaatgtaatttgaatCGGGTTGAACCTCCGTACGCTTGAAAACAGAATCCCACAGTTATGTCATGTTCAAGCTCACATGACACCATCAAAGTGTCCTCACTTTGCTGATGTCATCAACCCCGACTTCAAGTCCACCACAACACCTGCAGTGTCAGCCAGATCTGCATCTGCAGGACCTGGTCCACCTGAACCACCTGCAGAACAACAGAGACTTAAGGACCAACACGAGCACCAGGAAGCTCCGTACCTGTCGAAGACCACGGCGGAGAAACTGGGCTCGGCGAAGACGACCTCCCCGGCGGCCAGCTCTTTGCTGGCCTTCAGGCCTCGTCCCTTCTTCCCCGCGTCAAAGAGTGTGGCGCTCTCCATGTTCCCCACTGTCATTgtcctttcaaaacaaaacaagacacagacacagagaggcagGACAAGGCAGCAAAGAGTGGGACGGGCTGAGGCGTAATGCTGAAGACTCCTCAACAAATTCTCACCGACTTTCAGTAGCACTTGCCCCCACTTTCCAaaaataaaccccccccccccctcctctctagCCACCTCTACCACCTCCTCATAGACGGTGGAGACGCAGCAGAGGTGTCGGTGGACCGTGGCGCTCGTCCCCTTGTTTGGGTTACTTCCTCTGGGGATATTTTTGGTCCACGGCAGCTGTGACTGTCCGTCAGAGCCACATGACAGGAAACAGattcagtggcagcagcagcgtctctgctctgctctgtgcgGTCACTCATTCAGTCTTTTAAAGGTCCACCGCTTTGGGTTTTGGCCACtgggtggcagcagcagcggcggcagcagcggcaggaCTGTACGGCGGCCATTTTGGCAGCTCACaggtgtaaacaaacaaaggtaTTTGGATAATAAAACGTAGGGGTGAAACAATtcctcgatgaatcgattattaatccattactaaacatggagaaatggagaaatggagaaaacaacaacagcagcgcTCACTGAGCCAAAGGCCAGGGAGGATTGTGTGTCCTAAGACcagctttaaaaacaggaagttaaagGGCCTGtcttttattaaaaagtaaCTCATTCCAGACACAAAGAGCTCAGGCcccctctgagcttcagccTAGTTTTGTCTGTAAACACAAGCACCGCGATGGAGCATGGTCATGcatacatttaaaagcaaacaaaaggaTTTTGTTATTGATGTGACGTgctcttttctgtgtgttagTATTTCAGCGGTTATTctcaaaagaaaaagcaaaagaaatcagaaaatattcacatttaagaagctgaagaatcagAAAACTCAACTGGTAAGACAAAAGGACTGCTATAATCTATGAAAatggaatattattattaccttttgcttattttatggACGTCATCAGTAAGTTAAGGacgtgaaaaaaacacaaaaaacaagacTATTATGCTTCCACTGATTTATTTCTTCATGATACAACAGCGAGTGCATAAAAGTGATTTGGTACCAGCCTGGAATGAGCACATTATAATGCCTTTTAATACAGTACAGTTTCAGTCTTGGTTCCACAAAGAGGTAACGACATGAGACtcgacctgtgtgtgtgtgtgtgtgtgtgcgagtgtgtgagcTAGAAACGTGCAGACTCTCTTACTGACGtccaccaaagcccatagagaaaatcagcgatttaaagTCACAGCTCACGGACATTcttcatccactgctgcctccgtcagtaaattcaaatgtgcttTTCTGTGACTTGTGCTAATGAAAACGTTCCCTCGGATTtaccttagtgacacaaagtgaccacacgaggcagcggtagACCAGCAGCATCTGTGTCCACCCGCGAGCTAAAACCGCTGATTTTCTCcgtgggatttggtgcaggagagcgagCGGTTTCTAAAATGACTCAAACTTGGTTTAGTAAAGTCGCAAACATGTTCTGATGAGGTCGTGGACTTGAGGTGACGtagatttaaaaagtgtttcagTGAAAATATGAACTTTTATCAGGAATGTTTGGAAAGACAATACATGTAAAACACTtatttggtccatgaaatgaactacacacaacacatatatatatatatatatatatatatatataaatgattaaaatcaaGGCACAAAGGAACCACAGGACACTACACCCGTAGGCGGCCTGTAGGCGGCGCCGCGTCTACACATCATAGACGTCGACGTGAGCTCCAGAGACGTAGCTGTcgtccagcagcagcttcatcagTTTGGTGCAGGACTCGTCACAGGTCAGCACCTGACCCTGGTCCCACATGGCCGTGAAACTCCTCCTGACGTTCGGGTCAGCTGTTCTGGACTTGGCGGACACGTAGATGTCGGTGTCCATGGGTCCTGGTTTGGGATTAAAAATATTAACCATAATCACGACTGTTTgatgctttatctcactgacagaagacagaaagtttgaaaacatctcgctctcccacaccaaagcccatcaGCAATTTAAGCTCACATGGTGTCTggagcacacaggagctgctggtggacTGCTGTctcatgtggtcagtttgtgcctctgaggtaaatctgaacaaaggacttCAAACACAGAAGACACACGATAACACATCTGAACTCACTGACTGagtcagcagtggatcaatagctcctgtgtgccgtgatgttaaaatcaccgATTCTCTCAATGGTGTTTGTGTGGGAGAgtcagtggtttacaaagtgagataaagcagtgaacaagGAGAAgataagatattgtagacttaagtgGCTTAAAACATGGTTCTCATGGGGCAGGTCGCACTCATAGCTCACCTGGTGAGTAGTTGAGCACTCTGACGTCAGGCTCCTCCTCCGCTAACACTCTGAACATCATGTCTCGAGCGGCCTTGCCGGTGCAGTACAGCACCCAGGACGGGAACGGCTGCAGGGCGCACAGCGAGCTAACGTTGACCACGGTGCGGCGGAGACCCGGGCGCTGCGGGAACGCCTCCAGGGTGCTGGCGGTGAGGCACAGGCAGGAGCTGACGTTGAGGGACAGGTACGAGTCCACCTCAGCCATGTTGGTGAAGTCACGGGTGTAGCGGGACACGTCGCCCAGAGACGCtaaaggagagggagggaggaagtgaATGTGAGGAAACTCAGGCTCCGCCTCCTTTCAGAAGGACAAAAAACATGGACGCAAAAGTTGATAACATTTACACAGTATTTTACTTAGTACGGGTAAAAATTTAACAGTACTACGTGTACGACAGATTTACTATCCGacaaatacaacacaagtgcacttaacagtaaaaaaacaaggaaagtaGATATCTTCCGAACTGAGGGAGCTTTATTCACATTGAAAACTATTGACCAGGAGTTGCGACTTCTGACTACAGCTGGAACGCAGTACACTCAATACTGCTTTTTCATGTCCGATACAGATATGGATGGGAATCGCCAGAGAcaccacgatacgatattaccactatatttaagtcacaatacgatattatcacgataattAAGTCAcatacgatatttaagtcacatatgatattatcacgatgaATAAGTCACATACGATACTGTCCCGATaattaagtcacaatatgatattatcacgataattAAGTcagatacgatattatcacgataattAAGTcacatacgatattatcacgataattAAGTcacatacgatattatcacgataattTAGTcacatacgatattatcacgatgaTTAAGTGA
This Solea solea chromosome 19, fSolSol10.1, whole genome shotgun sequence DNA region includes the following protein-coding sequences:
- the spra gene encoding sepiapterin reductase a, which translates into the protein MSIAAGTDLGRALCIITGASRGFGQAAARHLSQRVSPGSAFVLAARSGNDLRSVRTELQQEDAGLLVECVEADLAHAEAQARVIAAAKRCFSADMDHVILVNNAASLGDVSRYTRDFTNMAEVDSYLSLNVSSCLCLTASTLEAFPQRPGLRRTVVNVSSLCALQPFPSWVLYCTGKAARDMMFRVLAEEEPDVRVLNYSPGPMDTDIYVSAKSRTADPNVRRSFTAMWDQGQVLTCDESCTKLMKLLLDDSYVSGAHVDVYDV